One genomic segment of Peromyscus leucopus breed LL Stock chromosome 23, UCI_PerLeu_2.1, whole genome shotgun sequence includes these proteins:
- the LOC114682896 gene encoding zinc finger protein 431-like, translating into MNEGRRFPGGEKRPAMVNEGPLSPCGEQWLVLNAVTYDDVHVDFTWEEWALLDPYQKSLYKDVMLETYRNLTAIGYKWEDHNIEEHCQSSRRHLRHERSHTGEKLSEYTQSVNAYTYHNHLQRHERIHTGEKHYECSQCGKAFASNSTLRKHKRTHTGEKPYECNQCGKTFAYHSYLQSHKRIHTGEKRYECNQCVKAFTQNSNLQIHKRTHTGEKPYECNQCGKAFTLPSNLQIHKRTHTGEKPYECNQCGKAFTLPSNLQIHKRTHTGEKPYDCNQCSKAFTLPSIFQIHKRTHTGEKPYECNQCGKAFGQHGHLKRHKRTHTGEKPYECKQCGKAFSQHGYLQKHKRTHTGEKPYECKQCGKAFVCYSHLRVHKRTHTGEKPYECNQCGKAFVCGSYLQSHKRTHTGEKPYECNQCGKAFARHSHLQKHKGTHNGEKPYKCNQCGKAFPDHSHLQRHERTHQKGFKVTYYYSSV; encoded by the exons AATGCAGTGACTTATGACGATGTACATGTTGACTTCACTTGGGAAGAGTGGGCTCTGCTGGATCCTTACCAGAAGagtctctacaaagatgtgatgctaGAGACCTACAGGAACCTCACTGCTATAG GCTACAAATGGGAAGATCAtaatattgaagaacattgtcaaagttctagaagacatTTAAG gcatgaaagaagtcatactggagagaaactttcTGAATATACTCAAAGTGTTAATGCCTATACATATCATaatcatcttcaaaggcatgaaagaatccatactggagagaaacactatgaatgtagtcaatgtgggaaagcctttgcaTCTAACAGTACTCTCcgaaaacataaaagaacacatacaggagagaaaccttatgaatgtaatcaatgtggtaaaacctttgcaTATCACAGTTATCTCCAAAGccataaaagaatacatacaggagagaaacgctatgaatgtaatcaatgtgttAAAGCCTTTACACAGAACTCTaatctccaaatacataaaagaacacatactggagagaaaccctatgaatgtaatcaatgtggtaaagcctttacacTTCCCTCTaatctccaaatacataaaagaacacatactggagagaaaccctatgaatgtaatcaatgtggtaaagcctttacacTTCCCTCTaatctccaaatacataaaagaacacacactggagagaaaccctatgattGCAATCAATGTAGTAAAGCCTTTACACTTCCCTCTATTTTCCAAatccataaaagaacacatactggagagaaaccctatgaatgtaatcaatgtggtaaagcctttggacAGCACGGTCATCTtaaaaggcataaaagaacacatactggagagaaaccctatgaatgtaagcaatgtggtaaagccttttcacaacacGGGTATCTCCAAAAACACAAGAGaacacatacaggagagaaaccctatgaatgtaagcaatgtggtaaagcctttgtatgtTATAGTCATCTCCGAGtccataaaagaacacatacaggagagaaaccctatgaatgtaatcaatgtggtaaagcctttgtatgCGGTAGTTATCTCCAAAgccataaaagaacacatactggcgagaaaccctatgaatgtaatcagtgtggtaaagcctttgcacggCACAGTCATCTTCAAAAGCATAAAGGAACACataatggagagaaaccctataaatgtaatcaatgtggcaaagcctttccagatcacagtcatcttcaaaggcatgaaagaactcACCAAAAAGGTTTCAAAGTAACTTATTATTATTCCTCTGTTTAA